One Triplophysa rosa unplaced genomic scaffold, Trosa_1v2 scaffold24_ERROPOS2984339, whole genome shotgun sequence genomic window carries:
- the LOC130550166 gene encoding alpha-2-macroglobulin-like — protein MIFKSFFIMAFNKLCIWKGLLLTSFLWLFVHGQTSGPSFMVTFPAVIQSGSEAKLCASLLKPNESLIMNVYVVNDLENTLLLQEKTDQEFHRCFNFQAPLVNAESVQKIKVEIQGMSFKLTEERKVMFKPYYPLTFIQTDKPIYIPGQTVNFRIVTMDGNFVPLDQKYSSVVLEDHHNNRIGQWTNVSSRWILQLSHELNPEARQGMYTLKAYIDERMIMHSFEVKKYVLPKFELTVKAPKEMSVDDNELIIDVCAKYTFGQPVPGKGLLEVCRDHWTYHKSMSPLCLVKTTEMNESGCASCIFDPSLFFNSTTDRDFKDFLRVNVNVTEEGTEKTMEKSEKITFTYEIGKAAFVELPRIFEHGSIIEGKIKLEHFKGTPIPSKKVYVLEAQSWPYKLLFNLTTDDKGLAYFSINTSTLPKSDIELRASAYQEFSYPGFKVPYISTEKKTVRLLEPATPYTPTFSELVIDKIEEPLKCDSEFPVTIKYYFVGETTDDFNTDIVYMVLSRGVIVHHGYEKVKVKTSNGAANGSVSFKLSVRADLSPAVQILAYCLLPSHKVVAASKTFNTEKCFNNKVSVQFSPASAVPGEENTVQVSAQPGSLCALSAVDQSVLIMKPGKRLNTEKVFSLLPVQSVSDYPYQIEDTEFKCLKVRPRRAAPAENAYESLKKVGLKMATNRFVRHPHCLIYQGMQYHQRSIFVYSDMNGVAFSRGMGGSPLAHDNTLPPPPPPVETVRTFFPETWIWQLSEVGDSGSTQVPVKVPDTITTWETEVFCLSSEGLGLAPPAQLTVFQPFFLELSLPYSIIRGEIFELKATVFNYLSKCIMVTVTPAPSSDFTLKASSDDQYSSCLCANGRKTFKWILTPSVLGVLNITVSAEAEQSQTVCDNEIVSVPERGRIDIVTRSLLVQAEGTEKTETHSWLLCPKDNSLSEELDLTLPKDVIEGSARSSVSVIGDILGRALQNLRGLLRMPYGCGEQNIAVLSPNIYILQYLENTEQLTSNIREKATGFLKSGYQRQLNYRHDSGAYSTFGRGEENTWLTAFVLRSFGKAQKYIFIDPHVIQSAKDWLIRGRSSDGCFIQQGSLFNNRMKGGVNDNVTMTAYITASLLELETPVTDPVLTQGLSCLRSVIGNLKNTYSTALLAYTFSLARDTDTRQQLLKELDTVAISDGGLLHWTQMGSSDDSGSLAVEISSYVLLAVLTTDSVTTADLGYANRIVSWLVKQQNAYGGFSSTQDTVVALQALSLYATKVFSSDGSSTVTVQSAGDSHSFDVNLDNKLLYQEKKLKNVPGKYSIEVKGSTCVSVQMALFYNIPTPTEAKTLSIEAKTDGDCKQFFGQNLVLTFTVKYNGPQENTNMVIVDIKLLSGFTADTSLLHSNAPLVERVESKDDHVIVYLKEVPTTPSNYQIKLNPVVPVKNLKPAVIKVYDYYQTSDQSETEYSSHCQ, from the exons ATGATTTTCAAAAGCT TCTTCATCATGGCTTTCAATAAACTTTGTATTTGGAAAGGGCTTCTTTTAACCTCTTTCCTCTGGCTTTTTGTGCATGGACAAACCTCAGGGCC GTCTTTCATGGTGACATTTCCAGCTGTGATCCAGTCTGGATCTGAAGCCAAACTGTGTGCAAGTCTCCTGAAGCCCAATGAAAGTCTCATAATGAACGTTTATGTAGTGAATGATTTGGAGAACACATTACTGCTGCAGGAGAAAACAGACCAAGAGTTTCACCGCTGCTTCAACTTCCAG GCTCCACTGGTAAATGCAGAATCAGTGCAGAAAATCAAAGTGGAAATTCAGGGGATGTCTTTCAAGTTGACTGAAGAGAGAAAAGTGATGTTTAAACCTTATTACCCTTTGACTTTCATCCAAACAGATAAACCCATTTATATTCCAGGACAAACAG TGAATTTCAGAATTGTTACTATGGATGGCAATTTCGTACCTTTAGATCAGAAG taCAGTTCAGTAGTGCTTGAG GATCACCACAATAACAGAATTGGTCAGTGGACAAATGTTTCCTCAAGGTGGATATTGCAGCTTTCTCATGAGTTAAACCCAGAAGCCAGACAGGGCATGTACACACTGAAAGCTTACATTGATGAAAGGATGATCATGCATAGTTTTGAAGTGAAGAAGTACG TTTTACCGAAGTTTGAACTGACAGTTAAAGCCCCAAAAGAAATGAGTGTGGATGACAATGAGCTGATCATAGACGTGTGCGCAAA ATATACATTTGGACAACCTGTTCCTGGTAAAGGATTGCTTGAAGTATGCAGGGATCATTGGACATATCATAAATCTATGAGTCCACTTTGTTTGGTTAAAACCACAGAG ATGAATGAGAGTGGCTGTGCCTCTTGTATCTTCGACCCTTCACTCTTTTTTAACTCTACAACTGATAGAGACTTTAAAGATTTTCTACGTGTTAATGTGAATGTGACGGAGGAGGGAACGG aaaaaacaATGGAGAAATCAGAGAAAATAACTTTCACATATGAAATTGGTAAAGCTGCTTTTGTTGAACTGCCAAGAATTTTTGAGCATGGGTCAATTATAGAAGGAAAG ATCAAACTTGAACATTTCAAAGGCACACCAATTCCTAGCAAAAAAGTTTATGTTTTGGAAGCCCAGAGTTGGCCCTACAAGTTGCTCTTTAATCTTACTACAGATGACAAAGGATTGGCCTACTTTTCCATTAATACATCTACTCTGCCTAAAAGCGATATTGAACTGAGG GCAAGTGCATATCAAGAGTTTAGCTATCCTGGCTTCAAAGTACCATATATCTCTACGGAAAAAAAGACTGTTCGACTTCTTGAGCCCGCCACTCCATATACACCAACATTTAGCGAATTAGTTATAGACAAAATTGAAGAACCCTTAAAATGTGATTCTGAGTTTCCAGTCAccattaaatattattttgttggtGAAACTACTGATGATTTCAACACTGACATTGTTTATATG gtTTTGTCCAGAGGAGTGATAGTTCATCATGGATATGAGAAGGTTAAAGTGAAGACTTCTAATGGAGCAGCGAATGGATCAGTGTCATTCAAACTATCTGTTAGAGCAGATCTGAGTCCAGCTGTACAGATTCTAGCGTACTGTCTTCTGCCCAGTCACAAGGTAGTCGCTGCCAGTAAAACTTTCAACACTGAAAAGTGCTTCAATAACAAG GTGTCTGTGCAGTTTTCTCCTGCTTCAGCAGTTCCAGGTGAAGAAAACACTGTACAGGTGTCAGCTCAGCCTGGTTCACTGTGTGCTCTTAGTGCTGTAGATCAAAGTGTCCTCATCATGAAACCAGGAAAACGTCTGAATACAGAAAAG GTCTTCAGTCTGCTGCCTGTGCAGTCAGTATCAGATTATCCTTATCAAATTGAGGACACAGAGTTTAAATGTCTTAAAGTTAGGCCCCGTAGAGCTGCACCAGCAGAAAATGCTTATGAAAGTCTGAAG AAAGTGGGATTAAAGATGGCAACAAATCGTTTTGTGAGACATCCTCATTGCCTAATCTACCAAGGCATGCAATATCACCAACGCTCTATATTTG TGTATTCAGACATGAATGGCGTGGCATTCTCAAGAGGAATGGGAGGATCACCACTTGCACATGATAACACCctaccaccaccaccacctccTGTGGAGACAGTTCGGACCTTCTTCCCAGAAACATGGATCTGGCAACTCAGTGAAGTAGG TGACTCAGGATCAACGCAGGTTCCTGTGAAGGTTCCTGACACCATCACCACCTGGGAGACGGAGGTCTTCTGTCTGTCCTCTGAAGGTCTGGGTCTGGCTCCTCCTGCTCAGCTGACAGTTTTCCAGCCCTTCTTCCTGGAGCTCTCTCTGCCTTACTCCATCATCCGTGGAGAGATCTTTGAGCTGAAGGCCACCGTCTTCAACTATCTGTCCAAGTGCATCATG GTTACAGTAACTCCAGCTCCGTCCTCAGACTTCACTCTTAAAGCCTCCTCTGATGATCAGTATTCATCCTGTCTATGTGCTAatggaagaaaaacatttaaatggatTCTCACTCCTTCTGTTCTCG GAGTGTTGAATATTACAGTGAGTGCAGAGGCAGAGCAGTCACAGACTGTGTGTGACAATGAGATTGTGAGCGTGCCGGAGAGAGGACGCATTGACATAGTTACTCGAAGTCTCCTTGTACAG GCTGAAGGAACTGAAAAGACAGAAACTCACAGCTGGTTACTCTGTCCAAAGG ACAACAGTCTGTCAGAAGAGCTTGATCTGACTCTTCCTAAAGATGTGATAGAGGGATCAGCCAGATCTTCTGTTTCAGTCATTG GAGACATATTGGGCCGTGCGCTGCAGAATCTTCGTGGATTATTACGGATGCCGTACGGCTGTGGAGAACAAAACATTGCTGTTCTTTCTcccaatatttacattttacagtatCTGGAGAACACGGAGCAGCTCACCTCAAACATCAGAGAGAAAGCAACAGGCTTCCTGAAGAGTG GTTATCAGAGACAACTGAACTACAGACATGACAGTGGTGCATACAGCACATTTGGCAGAGGTGAAGAGAATACATG GTTGACAGCTTTTGTCCTGAGATCTTTTGGCaaagcacagaaatacatctTCATTGATCCACATGTTATTCAGAGTGCAAAGGATTGGTTAATAAGAGGACGGAGTTCAGACGGCTGTTTTATTCAACAGGGAAGTTTGTTCAACAACAGAATGAAG GGTGGAGTAAATGATAACGTGACCATGACTGCCTACATCACTGCATCACTGCTTGAACTGGAAACTCCAGTGACA GATCCTGTGCTCACTCAAGGTTTGTCCTGTTTGAGGTCCGTCATTGGGAATCTTAAAAACACTTACAGCACTGCGCTGCTTGCCTACACTTTCAGTCTGGCGAGAGACACGGACACCCGACAGCAGCTTTTAAAAGAGCTCGACACTGTTGCCATTTCAGATG GAGGTCTCCTGCACTGGACTCAGATGGGATCTAGTGATGATTCTGGTTCTCTGGCAGTGGAGATCAGCTCATATGTTCTGTTAGCGGTTCTCACAACAGATTCAGTCACTACAGCTGATCTGGGATATGCTAACAGGATTGTCAGCTGGCTCGTGAAGCAGCAGAACGCCTATGGAGGATTCTCCTCTACACAG GACACAGTTGTGGCTCTTCAGGCTTTGTCTCTGTACGCCACCAAAGTGTTCAGCTCTGATGGTTCCAGCACAGTGACGGTTCAGTCAGCAGGAGACTCTCACAGCTTTGATGTGAATCTGGACAACAAGTTACTGTATCAGGAGAAGAAACTGAAGAACGTTCCAGGCAAATACAGTATTGAAGTGAAGGGATCAACCTGTGTGTCTGTGCAG ATGGCTCTGTTCTACAacattcccacccctaccgaaGCTAAGACATTGAGCATTGAAGCTAAAACTGATGGAGACTGCAAACAATTTTTTGGACAAAATTTAGTTTTAACTTTCACTGTGAA ATATAATGGTCCACAGGAAAATACTAACATGGTCATTGTGGATATTAAACTCTTATCAGGATTCACAGCTGATACGTCATTG CTTCACTCAAATGCACCTCTCGTGGAGCGGGTTGAGTCTAAAGATGATCATGTGATAGTTTATTTGAAAGAG GTTCCAACTACTCCTTCAAATTATCAGATAAAATTAAATCCGGTTGTTCCAGTGAAGAATCTCAAGCCAGCTGTCATTAAAGTCTATGACTACTACCAAACAA GTGATCAGTCAGAGACTGAGTATTCATCTCACTGTCAATGA